The following are encoded together in the Lathyrus oleraceus cultivar Zhongwan6 chromosome 3, CAAS_Psat_ZW6_1.0, whole genome shotgun sequence genome:
- the LOC127126791 gene encoding pyrophosphate-energized vacuolar membrane proton pump 1 produces MRVQIETKGLLLIMLVIMLVILPVWDPIYLVHMQRHLVLPLLLLPCISSFGINHEFTAMLFPLIISSVGLLVCFLTTLFATDFFEIKLVKEIEPALKKQLVISTVLMTVGIAIVSWIALPSTFTIFNFGEQKVVKNWQLFLCVSVGLWAGLIIGFVTEYYTSNAYSPVQDVADSCRTGAATNVIFGLALGYKSVIIPIFAIAISIFVSFSFAAMYGVAVDALGMLSTIATGLAIDAYGPISDNAGGIAEMAGMSHRIRERTDDLDAAGNTTAAIGKGFAIGSAALVSLALFGAFVSRAGVTTVDVLTPKVFIGLIVGAMLPYWFSAMTMKSVGSAALKMVEEVRRQFNTIPGLMEGTAKPDYATCVTIFTDASIKEMIPPGALVMLTPLIVGIFFGVETLSGVLAGSLVSGVQIAISASNTGGAWDNAKKYIEEHPTSLINLGTPSHSKATSRSNASCYRGCKSCYRDCTKDGEGDECLEGIYDEEI; encoded by the exons ATGAGGGTTCAAATAGAAACAAAAGG GTTATTGCTGATAATGTTGGTGATAATGTTGGTGATATTGCCGGTATGGGATCCGATCTATTTGGTTCATATGCAGAGGCATCTTGTGCTGCCCTTGTTGTTGCTTCCATGCATCTCTTCTTTTGGGATAAATCATGAGTTCACTGCCATGTTGTTCCCTCTCATCATCAGTTCTGTGGGCCTCCTTGTTTGTTTTCTCACCACCTTATTTGCAACCGACTTTTTTGAGATCAAACTTGTAAAGGAAATTGAGCCAGCATTGAAAAAACAGCTTGTTATTTCAACAGTACTGATGACTGTTGGAATTGCAATTGTTAGTTGGATAGCACTCCCATCTACCTTCACCATCTTCAATTTTGGAGAGCAGAAAGTTGTCAAGAACTG GCAGCTATTCTTGTGTGTTTCTGTTGGTCTTTGGGCAGGGCTTATCATTGGATTTGTTACTGAATACTATACCAGCAATGCATACAG CCCTGTGCAAGATGTTGCTGATTCCTGCAGGACTGGTGCTGCTACCAATGTTATCTTTGGTCTTGCCTTGGGATACAAGTCTGTTATCATTCCAATTTTTGCCATTGCAATTAGTATTTTTGTAAGTTTCAGTTTTGCTGCTATGTATGGTGTTGCTGTTGATGCACTTGGAATGTTGAGTACTATAGCAACCGGATTAGCCATCGATGCATATGGTCCAATCAGTGACAATGCCGGAGGTATTGCTGAGATGGCTGGAATGAGTCACAGAATTCGTGAGAGAACCGATGATCTTGATGCTGCAGGAAACACAACTGCTGCCATTGGAAAG GGGTTTGCTATTGGTTCTGCCGCCCTTGTGTCTTTGGCCCTTTTTGGTGCCTTTGTGAGCCGTGCTGGTGTTACAACCGTCGATGTCCTGACTCCCAAGGTTTTCATCGGTCTGATTGTGGGCGCCATGCTCCCTTACTGGTTTTCTGCCATGACCATGAAGAGTGTCGGAAGTGCAGCATTGAAGATGGTTGAGGAAGTTCGCAGGCAATTCAACACGATTCCTGGATTGATGGAGGGAACTGCGAAACCTGACTATGCCACATGTGTGACAATCTTCACCGACGCTTCCATCAAAGAAATGATCCCACCTGGTGCCCTTGTTATGCTAACACCCCTTATTGTTGGGATCTTTTTTGGTGTTGAAACACTTTCTGGTGTCCTTGCCGGATCATTGGTTTCTGGTGTACAG ATTGCCATCTCTGCATCCAACACTGGCGGTGCTTGGGATAATGCCAAGAAGTACATCGAG GAACATCCCACGTCTTTAATCAATTTAGGCACACCTTCACATTCAAAAGCAACTTCACGAAGCAATGCGAGCTGCTACCGAGGCTGCAAAAGCTGCTACCGAGACTGCACAAAGGATGGAGAGGGAGATGAATGCTTGGAAGGAATTTATGATGAAGAAATTTGA